Sequence from the Syntrophorhabdales bacterium genome:
TGTTCCCGACATAGTACTTTGCGCTGCAAAGAAAGGCAACCTTATTCTCGCTTATCCCTCGCTTGGCCCTGCTTGCTTGACCCCACGACGCCGGTTCGCCTATACTCCTTCCACGAAGATGATCTGCATCACTAAGACATGGGACTCGACATTGAGGATCGGCCAGTGAGCAAAGCGTCGAGGGATTTTCAGGTCTTTGCCAAGCCGATCGGTGCAGCCTGCAACCTGAACTGTCAGTATTGCTACTACCTGAACAAACAGGAAGCGTATGGAAAAGGCGAAGTCTTTCGTATGCCCGACGATATCCTTGAAACCTATATCGTGCAGCACATTGAAGCCTGTCCCGGCACACGGGTCGGCTTCTCATGGCACGGAGGGGAACCCACGCTCCTCGGGATCGAGTACTTCCGCAAGATCGTAGCGTTGCAGCGCAAGCACAAATCTCCTGATCTGTTGGTTTTTAATGGGATTCAGACAAACGGCACTCTTCTGGACGAGGACTGGTGCCGCTTTCTCGCTACGGAACATTTCGGCGTGGGCCTCAGTTTGGACGGGCCGAAGGAGATGCATGACCGGTACCGCCTCAGCAGAACCGGTGAGCCGAGCCACGAGCGAGCGGTGCGCGGATTTTCACTTCTGACACAGCACGGAGTTCCTTGCGATGTACTGTGTGTGGTGCATGCGCAGAACGTAGCCCACCCGATTGAGGTTTACCGTTTTTTCAAAGATATCGGAGCCAGGTACATCGGATTTCTCCCGCTGGTCGAGCGCGAGACCGGCACTGCAACAAGTGTGAGTTCCCGCAGCGTTCCTGCCGAAGCCTTAGGGACTTTTCTCTGCAGTATCTTTGACGAGTGGATCAGTGAGGATGTCGGGCGCATGCATGTGCAGCTATTTGATGAGGCAGCCGCCGAAGCCTTAGGGCAGGAACACAGCTTGTGTATCTTTCGGAAGGAGTGCGGTGATCTCCCGGTCATCGAACACAACGGCGATTTTTTTTCATGCGATCACTTTGTGGATCAAGAACACCGCCTGGGAAATATCCGTGAGACGCACTTGGTTGAGCTTCTCGAAAGTCAAGCCCAACGGGCATTTGGGCAGAGTAAGTCGCGCGAGTTGCCGCGCTGGTGCCGGACGTGCGAGGTTCTTGCGATGTGCAATGGCGGGTGCCCGAAGGATCGGTTTCTTAAGGCCCCGGACGGTGAGAATGGTCTGAATTACCTCTGTGCGGGCTACAAACAATTCTTTAAGCACTGCCGGCCTTTCCTTGACCAGCTTGCCGCTCTGGCACGTACGCAGGACGCTGGGAAAGAATCACGGCCAGTATCGGTACGGGGCACACCAACTGAGGGCAGAGTGAAAGCAGGACGCAATGACCCATGCCCATGCGGAAGCGGACTGAAATACAAGAAATGCTGCGGCAGGTAATGCTGCGCTCGAGAAAGGTCCGCACGGCCTCAGATAACCCGAGATTGCCCGAGCCAGAAATGGCGTCTTTTGTAATTCCAAGCGCTAGAGGGGGTTAGGTTTTCAGCTTCTCCTTCAGAAAAGCAATTGTCCGGCTCCAGGCGAGCTGGGCCGCCTCCTTGTTGTAGCGGGCTGCATTCGTATCGTTGTTGAAGGCGTGCTGAGCGCCTTCATACATAAAGAGCTTGTAGTCCACGTTAGCCTTTTTCAGGGCCAACTCGTACGCGGCTATGCCCTTGTTGATGCCTTCATCGTTACCCGCATAATGAAGCAATAGAGATGCCTTGATCTTGGGGACCGCGTCGGATGCGGGCTGTCTACCATAGTACGGAACAGCTGCAACCAGATCAGGAGAGTTAACTGCAAGCTGGTTAGCCATTCCTCCTCCCCAGCAGAACCCGATCACGCCCACCTTCCCGTTAGAGAGCGGACGGGTTTTCAGATACTTGACCGCAGCAACAAAGTTATTTATCGTCGAATGTTCATCCAGTTTGCCTATCGCCTCTATGGCCTTGCTTTCGTCTGGCGGGGTTCCACCGACAGGTG
This genomic interval carries:
- a CDS encoding anaerobic sulfatase maturase → MSKASRDFQVFAKPIGAACNLNCQYCYYLNKQEAYGKGEVFRMPDDILETYIVQHIEACPGTRVGFSWHGGEPTLLGIEYFRKIVALQRKHKSPDLLVFNGIQTNGTLLDEDWCRFLATEHFGVGLSLDGPKEMHDRYRLSRTGEPSHERAVRGFSLLTQHGVPCDVLCVVHAQNVAHPIEVYRFFKDIGARYIGFLPLVERETGTATSVSSRSVPAEALGTFLCSIFDEWISEDVGRMHVQLFDEAAAEALGQEHSLCIFRKECGDLPVIEHNGDFFSCDHFVDQEHRLGNIRETHLVELLESQAQRAFGQSKSRELPRWCRTCEVLAMCNGGCPKDRFLKAPDGENGLNYLCAGYKQFFKHCRPFLDQLAALARTQDAGKESRPVSVRGTPTEGRVKAGRNDPCPCGSGLKYKKCCGR
- a CDS encoding dienelactone hydrolase family protein, which translates into the protein MDRKFLTLHDQYSSGLLDRREFLKRLSVLAGGVVAADALLSLFEGRTAGAQVIPKDDPRLITELIKYPGATGEVTAYFARPKGDAKLPGVVVIHENRGLNPHIQDVTRRVAVEGFMAMAPDALSPVGGTPPDESKAIEAIGKLDEHSTINNFVAAVKYLKTRPLSNGKVGVIGFCWGGGMANQLAVNSPDLVAAVPYYGRQPASDAVPKIKASLLLHYAGNDEGINKGIAAYELALKKANVDYKLFMYEGAQHAFNNDTNAARYNKEAAQLAWSRTIAFLKEKLKT